In one Sesamum indicum cultivar Zhongzhi No. 13 linkage group LG12, S_indicum_v1.0, whole genome shotgun sequence genomic region, the following are encoded:
- the LOC105174935 gene encoding LOW QUALITY PROTEIN: uncharacterized protein LOC105174935 (The sequence of the model RefSeq protein was modified relative to this genomic sequence to represent the inferred CDS: deleted 2 bases in 1 codon): protein MDSPQSVVSPLKSSAIFTESEKQNANLCVENSGLMSRELNFQGKQTTPGNSEDFLGALEVYIHQARDIHNICIYQKQDVYAKLCLTCDPEKTVSTKIINGGGRNPIFNENLRLNVRKVDSSLKCEIWMLSRVRNYLEDQLLGFALVPISEVLLHNGKMEKEFSLSSTDLFHSPAGFVQLSVSYIGTPPEVIPIPAPSTCVDTDTVVQDTESIKSVPGDLDKIEFPDPKVVNENNQMVEEYFGMPCTNVESQSSESLVSSDTENQVSSEVEIQHGKSFSMGTENSKPFPKIDSPPSSVSTDEASSASVPVSFESSETPKGSKSSNEEHVSHPKDNSKEIIANGLDAESNASIVPSDNAKPVVTVNIEPEPXXXKSMQQFTESLAKMKMDFENGPTSSENSSSDQKSPASKNSGSRVFYGSRAFF, encoded by the exons ATGGATTCTCCTCAATCAGTCGTGTCGCCCCTGAAGAGCTCCGCCATTTTCACCGAGTCGGAGAAGCAAAATGCCAATCTTTGTGTAGAAAACTCTGGCTTGATGTCGAGGGAACTCAATTTTCAAGGGAAGCAGACCACACCAGGTAACTCTGAGGACTTTCTTGGTGCTTTGGAGGTCTACATACACCAAGCTAGGGACATCCACAACATTTGCATCTACCAGAAGCAAGATGTTTATGCGAAACTTTGTCTGACTTGTGATCCTGAAAAGACAGTCTCCACCAAAATCATAAATGGTGGTGGGAGGAATCCAATCTTCAATGAGAATCTCCGTCTTAATGTTCGAAAGGTTGATTCCTCGCTTAAATGTGAGATATGGATGCTAAGCAGGGTGAGGAATTATCTTGAAGATCAGCTTCTTGGTTTTGCTTTGGTGCCTATTTCTGAAGTCCTCCTCCACAATGGTAAGATGGAAAAGGAGTTTTCTCTCTCCTCAACTGATCTCTTCCACTCCCCAGCAGGATTTGTCCAGTTATCAGTGTCTTATATTGGAACACCACCGGAAGTCATTCCAATACCTGCACCATCCACATGTGTGGATACTGATACGGTCGTGCAGGACACAGAATCTATCAAGTCTGTTCCTGGTGACTTGGATAAGATTGAGTTCCCTGATCCAAAGgttgtaaatgaaaataatcagATGGTTGAAGAATATTTTGGGATGCCATGCACCAATGTCGAGTCACAAAGTTCAGAAAGCCTAGTCAGTTCTGATACTGAAAACCAGGTAAGCTCAGAGGTAGAGATTCAACATGGGAAAAGCTTCTCAATGGGCACTGAAAATTCAAAGCCATTTCCAAAGATTGACTCTCCTCCAAGCAGCGTTTCAACAGATGAAGCTTCATCTGCTTCTGTTCCTGTGAGTTTTGAGTCCTCTGAGACCCCCAAAGGTTCAAAATCTTCAAATGAGGAACATGTTTCACATCCTAAAGATAATTCCAAGGAGATAATCGCCAATGGTCTAGACGCTGAGAGTAATGCATCAATTGTGCCATCTGATAATGCAAAGCCTGTTGTCACCGTAAACATTGAACCAGAACCANNNNN NNNGAAAAGCATGCAGCAGTTTACTGAATCATTAGccaaaatgaaaatggacTTTGAAAACGGGCCAACCAGCTCCGAAAACTCCAGTTCAGACCAGAAATCACCAGCATCTAAGAACTCTGGCTCTCGAGTATTTTATGGGAGTAGAGCTTTCTTTTGA
- the LOC105174936 gene encoding LOW QUALITY PROTEIN: protein TORNADO 1 (The sequence of the model RefSeq protein was modified relative to this genomic sequence to represent the inferred CDS: inserted 2 bases in 1 codon) — MATDQNVKDLPWALQLMKSGSIELQSVSFLFSQPASGCFQETENSLNVNITKDSVLQFSQLLKVLGTAKNGAQSSLRNLEFHLVEWELQQVKDLRVLIENNPNIKQLMFRRNKFSAECLSELSDGLRKNKNIKEIMLSESGIGSEGAGVLASALKDNHNLEELQIWEDSIGSRGAEELSKMIEVNSTLKLLTIFDSRSITATPLISAVLARNRLMEVHIWSVDRNEKSSKVVEFVPENSTLRVYHLDVSGACRVACSLGWNSTVRSLDMTGVRLKSRWAKEFRWVLEQNRTLKEVNLSKTCLKDKGVVYVAAGLFKNRILERLHLDGNWFGGIGVEHLLCPLSKFSALQNQANTTLKSVTLGGGRTKIGRDGLAAILQMLTSNQSVTHLGIYDDESLKPDDIIKIFKGVERNATLRNLSLQGCKGVKGELVLQTIMETLNVNPWIEDIDLARTPLQAAGKTEGIYKRLGQNERSEPEIDLLKDMQMTLPKSCRVFLCGQEYAGKSTLCNSISQNLSPSKLPYLDQVRILVNPVEQAVRTPSIMIKTFKDEDTKISIWNLAGQHEFYSLHDLMFPGHGSASFFLIISSLFRKPSNREPKPPSEIEEDMQYWVRFIVSNSKRAVQQCMLPSVTMVLTHFDKINQQSDSLQATVSLVQRLREKFQGFVEFYPTVFTVDARSSASVGKLSHHIRKTSKTVLERVPRVYQLCNDLVEILSDWRQENRNKPAMKWKEFGDLCQVRVPALRIRSRHDNKEKIEMRRRAVATNLHHIGEVIYFDELGFLILDYEWFCGEVLSQLIRLDVRKPSTTEKSGFICRKELEKILIGSLQSRIPGMGSNIIENLQPSDLIKMMLKLELCCEQDPSDPNSPLLIPSNLEEGRWKPQRWPVNSPDNNYIGRRLQCDDSSHMFLTPGFFPRLQVHLHNKIMGLKNQHGASYSIEKYLISINIHGIHVRVELGGQLGYSIDVLACSMKSPTEILRLFQHLIIPAIQSLCHGITLTEYVLRSECVKNLISPRYRRNQSVPLQQLKQALLSVPADSIYDYQHTWDSVTDSGSLILGPGFDFARDLLSDDDFREVLHCRYHDLYNLAMELQVPQENNPDRPSTASEEITSSVEPTFAGIAKGVEAVLQRLKIIEQEIKDIKQEIQGLRYYEHRLLIELHRKVNYLVNYNIQLEERKLPNMFYLVRAENYSRRLITSMVSGMTALRLHMLCEFRREMHVVEDQIGCELMQVDNITVKCLAPYMKKFMKLLTFALXIPDLGREVAHLMDSPFLYGAAGAAAAGAIGAAAAGNRNRSRNTGDIQQDLRAAHQWVVDFLRNQGCSTGKDIAEKFGLWRVRYREDGQIAWVCRRHMYTRAYEIIEVPI, encoded by the exons ATGGCAACAGATCAGAATGTAAAAGATCTCCCATGGGCTCTGCAACTGATGAAATCGGGGAGCATCGAACTGCAGAGCGTCTCGTTCTTGTTTTCTCAACCAGCTTCGGGTTGTTTCCAGGAAACGGAGAACTCCTTGAACGTGAACATAACAAAAGACAGCGTTTTGCAGTTCTCTCAGCTTCTCAAAGTTCTAGGAACAGCCAAGAATGGTGCTCAATCATCATTGAGAAACCTGGAATTCCACCTGGTAGAATGGGAGCTGCAACAGGTGAAAGATCTTCGGGTTCTGATCGAGAATAACCCAAACATCAAGCAGCTGATGTTCAGACGAAACAAGTTTAGTGCAGAGTGTTTGTCAGAGCTATCAGATGGTttgaggaaaaacaaaaacatcaaGGAAATTATGCTGTCTGAATCAGGTATTGGTTCAGAAGGAGCTGGAGTCCTGGCTTCAGCCCTGAAGGATAATCATAACTTGGAAGAGTTGCAAATATGGGAAGACTCGATTGGATCAAGGGGAGCAGAAGAGCTGTCTAAAATGATTGAAGTAAACTCAACTCTGAAACTGCTGACAATTTTCGACTCAAGGTCGATAACAGCAACACCTCTAATTTCAGCTGTTTTGGCTAGGAATAGATTGATGGAGGTCCATATATGGAGTGTGGATCGCAACGAGAAGAGTTCTAAGGTGGTTGAATTTGTACCTGAAAACAGCACTCTTCGAGTGTACCACCTCGACGTTTCGGGTGCATGCCGTGTCGCCTGTTCATTGGGATGGAATTCAACTGTGAGATCTCTTGACATGACAGGAGTCAGGCTGAAATCACGGTGGGCGAAGGAATTTCGCTGGGTTCTTGAGCAGAATCGAACCCTGAAAGAGGTCAATCTGTCCAAGACATGCCTAAAGGACAAGGGTGTTGTTTATGTTGCAGCTGGACTGTTTAAAAACCGGATCTTGGAAAGATTGCATCTTGATGGGAACTGGTTTGGTGGAATAGGTGTTGAGCATTTACTCTGTCCTTTGAGCAAGTTCTCGGCTCTGCAAAATCAAGCAAACACAACGCTAAAGTCGGTAACTTTAGGAGGAGGAAGGACTAAGATTGGTAGAGATGGGCTCGCAGCCATTCTGCAGATGCTGACCAGCAACCAAAGTGTTACTCATCTGGGAATATACGACGATGAGAGTCTCAAGCCAGACGATATCATCAAAATCTTCAAAGGCGTGGAGAGGAATGCAACTCTGAGGAACTTATCTCTGCAAGGCTGCAAAGGGGTAAAGGGTGAACTTGTGCTGCAAACCATAATGGAGACGTTGAATGTGAATCCTTGGATTGAAGACATTGATCTTGCAAGAACTCCACTGCAGGCTGCAGGAAAAACAGAAGGGATATATAAGAGATTGGGTCAGAATGAGCGGAGTGAACCTGAGATTGATTTGCTCAAGGACATGCAAATGACTTTGCCCAAGAGTTGTCGGGTCTTTCTCTGCGGTCAAGAATATGCTG GTAAAAGTACACTGTGCAATTCTATTTCACAGAACTTATCCCCTTCAAAGCTGCCATACTTGGATCAGGTGAGGATTCTGGTGAACCCTGTCGAGCAAGCTGTTAGAACACCAAGCATCATGATTAAGACATTCAAAGATGAAGATACAAAAATCTCCATATGGAATCTTGCTGGGCAGCATGAGTTTTATTCGCTGCACGATCTCATGTTTCCGGGGCATGGCAGCGCATCCTTCTTTCTGATCATATCCAGCTTATTCAGGAAACCGAGCAACAGAGAACCAAAACCCCCGAGTGAGATTGAAGAAGATATGCAGTACTGGGTGAGGTTCATTGTTTCAAACTCAAAACGAGCAGTTCAGCAATGCATGCTACCTAGTGTAACTATGGTGCTCACTCACTTTGACAAAATCAATCAGCAATCTGATAGCTTACAGGCCACTGTCAGTTTGGTTCAAAGACTACGAGAGAAGTTCCAGGGCTTTGTTGAATTCTATCCAACTGTATTTACAGTTGACGCAAGATCATCAGCCTCAGTGGGTAAACTCAGCCATCATATCCGGAAAACAAGCAAAACAGTTCTTGAAAGGGTTCCACGAGTCTATCAGCTTTGCAACGATCTTGTAGAAATATTATCTGACTGGAGACAGGAGAACCGCAATAAACCAGCGATGAAGTGGAAAGAGTTTGGTGATCTATGCCAAGTCAGAGTTCCGGCTCTAAGAATCCGCTCAAGACATGATAATAAAGAGAAGATAGAGATGAGGAGAAGAGCAGTGGCTACAAATCTTCACCATATCGGTGAAGtgatttattttgatgaattagGGTTCCTAATCTTGGACTATGAGTGGTTTTGTGGTGAGGTACTCAGTCAGCTAATAAGATTAGATGTCAGAAAGCCGAGCACAACTGAGAAGAGTGGATTCATTTGCAGAAAAGAACTTGAGAAGATTTTAATAGGCAGCTTACAGAGTCGCATTCCTGGAATGGGCTCAAATATTATTGAGAATCTTCAACCCAGTGATCTTATAAAAATGATGCTGAAACTGGAACTCTGTTGTGAACAAGATCCGTCAGATCCCAACTCACCTCTACTCATCCCGTCAAATTTGGAAGAAGGCAGGTGGAAACCTCAGAGATGGCCAGTTAACAGTCCTGATAACAATTACATAGGGAGACGTCTTCAATGTGATGACTCAAGCCACATGTTTCTCACACCAGGTTTCTTCCCCCGCTTACAG GTACATTTGCACAATAAAATCATGGGGTTGAAGAACCAACATGGAGCATCATACAGCATTGAGAAGTACCTGATCTCAATAAATATACATGGAATCCACGTCCGTGTAGAGCTTGGAGGACAATTAGGTTATTCCATAGATGTACTTGCGTGCTCCATGAAGAGCCCTACAGAAATTCTTAGACTGTTCCAACATCTCATTATACCAGCAATACAGAGCCTCTGTCATGGGATCACATTGACAGAATATGTTCTTCGTTCCGAATGTGTGAAAAATCTCATCTCTCCCAGATACAGGAGAAACCAATCTGTTCCCCTCCAACAACTGAAGCAAGCACTGCTCTCAGTTCCTGCAGACAGTATTTATGATTATCAGCACACCTGGGATTCAGTTACAGATTCTGGAAGCCTTATTCTTGGACCTGGGTTTGATTTTGCTCGAGATCTGTTGTCGGATGATGACTTCAGAGAAGTACTTCACTGCCGATACCATGACCTATATAACCTTGCCATGGAACTTCAAGTCCCACAAGAAAACAATCCAGATCGTCCTTCAACTGCCAGTGAAGAAATAACCAGCTCTGTCGAGCCAACATTTGCAGGGATAGCGAAGGGTGTTGAAGCAGTTCTGCAGAGGCTAAAGATCATTGAACAAGAAATCAAAGATATCAAGCAGGAAATTCAAGGCCTGAGATACTATGAACACAGGCTTTTAATTGAACTGCATCGGAAAGTGAACTATCTTGTGAACTACAACATCCAACTCGAGGAAAGAAAACTACCAAACATGTTCTATCTTGTCAGGGCCGAGAACTACTCAAGGAGATTAATCACCAGCATGGTTTCAGGGATGACAGCGCTCCGCCTGCATATGCTATGTGAATTCCGGCGAGAAATGCATGTGGTTGAAGATCAGATTGGTTGTGAACTTATGCAGGTAGATAACATCACAGTAAAGTGCCTAGCCCCATATATGAAAAAGTTCATGAAACTATTAACTTTTGCCCT AATACCTGATCTAGGCAGGGAGGTCGCACATTTGATGGATTCTCCCTTTCTTTATGGAGCAGCTGGTGCAGCAGCTGCTGGAGCTATCGGAGCTGCTGCAGCTGGAAACAGGAACAGAAGCAGGAACACGGGGGACATCCAACAAGATCTTAGGGCGGCTCATCAATGGGTGGTGGATTTCTTGAGGAACCAGGGATGTTCAACTGGAAAAGATATTGCTGAGAAGTTCGGATTGTGGCGAGTCAGATACCGGGAGGATGGTCAAATTGCATGGGTTTGCAGGAGGCATATGTACACAAGAGCATATGAGATAATTGAAGTGCCGATCTGA
- the LOC105174937 gene encoding heterogeneous nuclear ribonucleoprotein 1: MEVDQGKLFIGGISWDTNEDRLKEYFGAYGKVVEAVIMRDRTTGRARGFGFVVFADPAVAERVVKEKHMIDGRTVEAKKAVPRDDQHLINRNSGSIQGSPGPGRTKKIFVGGLASTVTESDFKNYFDQFGTIMDVVVMYDHNTQRPRGFGFITYDSEDAVDRVLHKTFHELNGKMVEVKRAVPKELSPGPSRGPLVGYNYGFNRANNFLNNYAQGYNLGSVGGYGVRMDSRYNPVTSGRAGFSHFGSPAYGMGVNMEQGLNGGFGGGSNFSSNLGYGRVLSPYFGSNQSRYNTPIGYNASSSRGDSFLNSSPRNVWGNGGLNTSPNNASSGSYFGSGSGGFGVFGNNGASWGTSPIGAPLGGNSSGYNGGNIGYRGGENSYSLGAGGFGRNSGTGVATTSSFAASSGDYEGSYGDFYRSGSVYGDPTWQSASSELENSGSFGYGLGNSEDVTAKDSEDYGVGYDIPNRQSSRGIAA; this comes from the exons ATGGAGGTGGATCAAGGTAAGCTCTTTATTGGTGGGATTTCTTGGGACACGAATGAGGATCGTCTTAAAGAATATTTCGGAGCATATGGGAAAGTGGTAGAGGCAGTGATCATGAGAGATCGAACAACCGGCCGTGCTCGTGGGTTCGGCTTTGTAGTCTTTGCTGACCCTGCAGTTGCTGAGAGAGTGGTGAAGGAAAAGCACATGATTGATGGACGAACT GTTGAAGCTAAGAAAGCTGTTCCAAGGGATGACCAACACCTGATAAATCGAAACAGTGGCAGCATTCAGGGATCACCAGGACCTGGACGCActaaaaagatttttgtagGAGGATTAGCATCGACCGTCACCGAGAGTGactttaaaaattactttgaTCAGTTTGGCACCATAATGGATGTTGTAGTGATGTACGACCACAACACTCAAAGGCCTAGAGGTTTTGGATTTATAACTTATGATTCGGAGGATGCAGTGGATAGGGTGTTGCACAAAACTTTTCATGAACTCAATGGTAAGATGGTCGAGGTAAAGCGAGCAGTTCCAAAAGAATTATCTCCGGGGCCCAGCAGGGGCCCGCTTGTTGGTTACAACTATGGTTTTAATAGAGCCAACAACTTCCTCAACAACTACGCCCAGGGATATAATCTTGGCTCAGTTGGAGGCTATGGAGTCAGGATGGACAGTAGATACAATCCGGTAACTAGTGGCCGTGCTGGTTTCTCACATTTTGGTTCTCCTGCTTATGGAATGGGTGTGAATATGGAGCAAGGTCTGAACGGGGGCTTTGGAGGGGGTTCTAACTTTAGCAGTAACCTAGGTTATGGTCGTGTACTGAGCCCCTATTTTGGCAGTAATCAGAGTAGGTACAATACCCCTATTGGTTATAATGCAAGTAGCAGCAGAGGTGATTCTTTTCTCAACTCATCACCTAGAAACGTATGGGGAAATGGTGGCCTTAATACCTCACCAAATAATGCCAGCTCTGGTTCATATTTTGGTTCTGGAAGTGGTGGTTTTGGAGTATTTGGAAACAATGGAGCAAGCTGGGGCACTTCGCCTATTGGCGCGCCTCTTGGAGGAAATTCTTCTGGCTACAATGGGGGAAATATTGGCTATAGAGGTGGAGAAAACAGTTACTCGCTGGGAGCAGGAGGATTTGGCAGAAACAGTGGAACTGGTGTAGCGACAACATCTTCATTTGCTGCCTCAAGTGGTGATTATGAGGGTTCCTATGGGGACTTCTACCGTAGTGGCTCTGTGTATGGTGATCCAACCTGGCAAAGTGCATCTTCTGAGCTGGAGAATTCTGGTTCATTTGGTTATGGGCTTGGAAATTCAGAAGATGTTACTGCTAAAGATTCTGAGGATTATGGGGTGGGCTATGACATTCCAAACAGGCAATCAAGTAGag GAATCGCTGCTTAG
- the LOC105174938 gene encoding probable serine/threonine-protein kinase WNK11: MMPAMDLSMVDRDMEPFVEVDPTGRYGRYAELLGAGAVKKVYRAFDQEEGIEVAWNQVKLRNFCDDEAMINRLYSEVRLLRNLKNKNIIALYSVWRDRERNTLNFITEVCTSGNLREYRKKHKQVSLKALKKWSRQILKGLDYLHTHEPCVIHRDLNCSNIFINGNVGQVKIGDLGLAATVGKNHSAHSLLGTPEFMAPELYDENYTELIDIYSFGMCLLEMVTLELPYSECDNVAKIYKKVTSGLRPQAMNKVKDPEVQAFIEKCLARPRARPSAADLLKDPFFDGIHEDDDENADDYSRN, from the exons ATG ATGCCTGCCATGGACTTAAGTATGGTGGATCGAGATATGGAACCGTTTGTGGAAGTTGACCCTACCGGTCGGTATGGCCGGTATGCTGAGCTTCTTGGGGCGGGGGCTGTGAAGAAAGTTTACCGGGCATTCGACCAAGAAGAAGGAATTGAGGTGGCATGGAACCAAGTTAAATTACGAAACTTTTGTGACGATGAGGCCATGATCAACCGGTTGTATTCAGAGGTTCGGTTGCTCAGGAACTTGAAAAACAAGAACATTATTGCATTATACTCAGTTTGGCGGGACAGGGAGAGAAACACGCTGAATTTTATCACTGAGGTCTGTACGTCAGGAAATTTGAGGGAATATAGGAAGAAACACAAGCAGGTCTCACTTAAGGCTTTGAAGAAATGGTCAAGGCAAATTCTCAAGGGCTTGGACTATTTGCATACTCATGAGCCATGCGTGATTCATAGGGATCTCAATTGTAGCAATATCTTCATCAATGGCAACGTTGGTCAG GTGAAAATCGGCGATTTGGGCTTGGCGGCTACCGTTGGTAAAAATCACTCGGCTCATTCGTTGCTAGGGACACCAGAATTCATGGCGCCTGAGCTGTATGATGAGAATTACACAGAgctaatagatatatattcatttggaATGTGCTTGCTTGAGATGGTGACTCTCGAGCTACCATACAGTGAATGTGACAATGTCGCGAAGATATACAAAAAGGTGACATCTGGGCTCAGGCCTCAAGCCATGAACAAAGTGAAGGACCCAGAGGTACAAGCATTCATCGAGAAGTGTCTTGCTCGGCCAAGGGCTCGACCCTCGGCTGCTGATCTCCTGAAAGACCCCTTCTTCGATGGGATTCACGAAGATGATGACGAAAATGCAGATGACTATAGTAGAAATTAG
- the LOC105174940 gene encoding truncated FRIGIDA-like protein 1, giving the protein MALTTVQSIEKALNLVDGKKENLKKAFEELQSRSSLLSSLNFTWPDLDAYFSSIQTQLLQKLSILQALESSQTQNIIEPVKRKDSLSSEPVPARPELKSLCENMDGLGLRKYVVERPKERTAVRVELADAFKHAPDPGSMVLDALEGFWDGKIGNGSRLRTACVVLLEELMRAGVKIGPEVRERALAVALEWKGKMAANSGNGGDGDEEGKEEEGGLETLGYLQLLATYKLLNDGGNDENELIDCVVLIARYRQAVDLCRILGLESKVSDVVQRLINKGKQLLALKFIIEFELTDEFPPVPLLKAHVMDSKKIAEKVRKTGKSSRQSLNDAAMKEISALKSVIKCIEDHALESQYPKDELVARIEKLEKEKADRKRPAAAPVPKPQQQVKQQKQNGNKRMKGAAGPSAFKRKTLANSGVPSSQPSSVKRAGLLPDHAAPYLSSPAGTYGMAGSLVAAAPYGSSSADLYVLSGAPVGFSGNLNPSVSNPYPSETHAQPGYYDRAIGYGGYDVPSQYHPAYYPQ; this is encoded by the exons ATGGCTCTGACGACTGTACAATCAATCGAGAAGGCCCTCAACCTCGTCGACGGGAAGAAAGAGAACTTGAAGAAGGCTTTCGAGGAATTGCAATCGCGCTCCTCTTTGCTCTCCTCACTCAATTTCACATGGCCTGATCTAGACGCTTATTTTAGCTCCATTCAGACCCAACTCCTACAGAAATTGTCGATCCTCCAAGCCCTCGAATCTTCCCAAACCCAGAATATCATCGAACCTGTAAAACGAAAAGATTCTTTGTCGTCGGAACCGGTACCCGCACGACCCGAACTGAAGTCTCTATGTGAAAATATGGATGGATTGGGTTTGCGTAAATACGTCGTTGAGCGGCCCAAGGAAAGGACTGCTGTTAGGGTTGAGTTGGCCGACGCTTTTAAGCACGCGCCGGACCCGGGCTCGATGGTTCTGGATGCTCTGGAGGGTTTCTGGGACGGGAAAATTGGGAACGGGTCTAGGTTGAGGACAGCTTGCGTGGTTTTGTTGGAGGAGTTGATGAGGGCTGGGGTGAAGATAGGGCCGGAGGTTAGGGAACGTGCGTTGGCTGTGGCATTGGAGTGGAAGGGAAAGATGGCAGCAAATAGTGGTAATGGTGGTGATGGGGATGAGGAGGGGAAAGAGGAGGAGGGGGGTCTGGAGACGCTGGGTTATTTGCAGCTCTTGGCTACATACAAGCTGTTGAATGATGGTGGGAATGATGAGAATGAGCTGATTGATTGTGTTGTTTTGATTGCAAGGTACCGGCAAGCTGTCGACTTGTGTCGAATTCTCGGTCTTGAGAGTAAAGTTTCTG ATGTTGTACAGAGGCTTATCAATAAGGGTAAGCAACTTTTAGCtcttaaattcattattgagTTTGAGCTAACTGATGAGTTCCCTCCCGTGCCCTTATTGAAAGCCCATGTGATGGATTCAAAGAAAATTGCTGAGAAAGTTCGTAAGACCGGGAAGAGTTCTCGTCAGTCTTTG AATGATGCTGCAATGAAAGAAATTAGTGCACTGAAATCAGTGATTAAGTGCATCGAGGATCATGCTCTGGAATCTCAGTACCCAAAAGATGAACTGGTAGCACGCATTGAGAAGTTGGAAAAAGAGAAGGCTGACAGGAAAAGACCTGCCGCAGCCCCAGTACCCAAACCTCAGCAGCAGGTGAAGCAACAGAAGCAAAATGGGAACAAGCGAATGAAGGGAGCTGCCGGTCCATCAGCATTTAAAAGGAAAACTCTTGCTAATTCAGGTGTTCCCTCATCACAGCCATCTTCTGTAAAGAGGGCAGGTTTATTGCCCGATCATGCTGCTCCATACCTCAGTTCACCTGCTGGGACCTATGGCATGGCAGGATCTCTTGTGGCTGCTGCGCCATATGGGAGCTCCTCTGCAGACTTGTATGTGTTGTCGGGAGCCCCTGTGGGCTTTTCCGGGAACCTAAATCCATCTGTATCGAATCCTTATCCTTCAGAAACACATGCACAACCTGGTTATTATGATAGGGCGATAGGTTATGGTGGATATGATGTGCCGTCTCAATACCATCCAGCATACTATCCACAGTGA